Part of the Vitis vinifera cultivar Pinot Noir 40024 chromosome 13, ASM3070453v1 genome is shown below.
TTCATAGACTAACTCTTACatgttctttctttgtttttgacCCAAATTCTAGAACATAAAATCTTTTGATTGTTAAATATTCTGGACAGTAAACCAAGTCTTCACtcattaaaaattgtttccttttaaacattggtaaaaaataatttaggaagcATACATTCATTTAACTCACTGAGCTCTAATTTCTACATGATGCAAATTCCTCAATTTCTATAGATTTGCGTATTTAACAGAAATGACATAATGTTAGTTCCATTATGGTATTAATATATACTTTTTGGAGCTGACCAATATATCCTTATCATTTgcctataaaatataaatatatataaatggtaTGTCATACTTCTTAGTTAGGATTGAAACTTCATAATTGATTCTCCATGGGTTTCCTTAGCTAAAATCCAATATAGTTGAATTCTaagttcaacttttttttttttttgataggtaaatacaGATTGTATTATAGTTGAATTCTAAGCTCAACTAATGcgaatatattgatttttatgcCTAACATTTGAGAAAACAAATACTACATATACAATCATATCTTAAAACCAACAGTAAATCATCAAGGCATCCCTCACTACCTCTATTAACATTCTTCCTAACCTTCACTCAAGGCTAGTTCCAAAGACATGTTACTTATCTGCCTGTCATTCTACATAACAACACATGGCCAGTTTCTTTCTCAGACACATAATCGACCATCAATGTGATGAAATATTTACTGTTAGGTATCTCTTGGTCATAAATCTTTAACAATTATACTTTTCACTCATAAATGCCTAATATTACTATACAATGCATTTATTCTGTTTAATGCCTTAGTATCTTAATcttttttattctaaagaaaCATCATCCATGGTATTCACCTAGCACTTCTTCCTATTCTTGCTAATTAAACCTTAAGTCACCAACAAATAACAAGACAGAGCTCTCACTTGTACAAACCTAGTAATGTCATACATAGCCCATGCAGAAGGGTAAGACTTAAAAAGCTCAGCATAATATGTGTTGAAAGTCGAAACtcacttcttctttttctttttctttttttcttttcttttatatatattatgagtGCCTATGCGAAGGGCCACTCTCCCTGATTGTTCTCAGGGTAAGAACAGTTGCAACATGCCTATATTTCTTCAtatcatatgcatgcatgtatgAAATATGTACAAGACTCATGTTCTTGCTTAGAAAATGTTTATCTTTGCTTGATCAATTCCAAATTCCCTTCATTCAATGTCATTAGTATTCCACTCATAAGCAAAGTGATCACCTATCAAGTTCCACTTTCTCTGTGGTGTATTTTCTGTTGTCAGATTTATTTGAacccaaaaaagggaaaagaataaatttagcaTAAGAAGTAGGTGTATTTCTTATcgtaaatttattttcatctttctCTTTACATATTTCATATGGCTTAGGGACATATTTGTTGTTTTGATTCAGTTAAAAACGAGGTGCTTAGACAACAAGAGGCTCATGTTCAACATTTGGCATCATATAAGTAACTGCTTCAGATTTTTTGTCACCTGAAAGACCATCTTTTTTGTCTTGATTTGATTGAAAACAAGGCACTGAGATGATAAGACGCTCATCTCCGACATTTAGATTTAAGGGACTGTTCTATCATAAAAGAAAGTCTATATTGTCGTTACTAAAGCAGAGCAAAGCAACATGTTGACATTGGAATCAACAAGAAAAATACCCTAAACATACCTGCGCTCCCTTTCTGCAAGTGTATGTTCTAAAATCACAATATAAGCCTGGTCAGTTGTAGTAGTGTTTGCCAGATAATCCTGCCATTAAAAGTTCAAGTTGTAATATTACAACAATTGAAATGCATCTAGATAATGCTTGATGAAGGAGCCACACTTATATGTCAATATCAGAGTCAAATGGGTTTTGGGTTAGCAGGCAATAAGAGTTAGATAGAGTCATATAAGAACTGAATGATGCTTTACTTTGCATCAAATACACGTGGGAGTACAGAAACCTATCCTGCAACCTTAATCACTATATATCTGAATGGTAATTCAAATTGAGAACAACAACTAAATTTATTTGAACTCTGAATGTTCAGTGCATGTGGCACTTAAACACCCAGCCAAATTTTGAATGGCTTCAATTAAATGAACGAACTCATGATTCAAGGGTATGTCTTCATGtttaatgaaataacaaaatgACTTCTCGAGAAACACTTACAGTTATAattcaaataaagaaaactaAGCAATAAATCAAGTCCATTCTCAATTGCCGCAAATGGCAATACTTTTTTCTTGCATGAATAAGAAAAGCTGTCTCTACTTTCTggaaacaaaaaaatggtcaaatTAAATTGAAGACGAAAAGAGTGAAAGTAGACCTAAGTAAATAAACATATAAACCTTACAAATGAATAGGTCACTCGTCAAATACTCCCATGATTCAAACAACGGTAAGAcaacaaaatatcaaaacaaaGCCACCAATTATTCACAGGAAATGGCCCACTTTCAGCACTAATACTCTGTTTGGTTGCAGGGAAAATGTAGGACGTAgaagaaatcaaattcttcaaaatttcagaTATTTCATTAATTCGCATCTGAAAAAACAAATACCCCCACTCAACCTGCCCCCAGGAGAACTATTTCCCTAGTTgagttaaatttgaaatttaaaaccgaacaaaaagaaaatccttTTAGAAACTATAAcatcaaaaaaaattcaacgatttcattttccttctcttcccGTATTCCAAATCAAAACCAAACCCCAAATTCCCAACCCGCCACACCGAGATCTGAGAAATCAACAAACCCGAAGAGTCCGCGAGGCCTCGGACGCAGCCGCGGAGGGGGTCCCGTGGAGCGCGGCCGACGCCGCAACAGACAGACAATCGGCGACAGCACGCCTCAGCGGCTCTGGCGGCTTCCGCAGCGACGAAGATCGAAGTCTCGACACCGCCCCTAGCTGCAACCTCGCACTGCCGGGACTCCGCGAGGAGCTGAAGCTGGTCGACATCGTCCGAATCTATCAAAAACCTAGAATTCGAGGCAACCGAGACTCCCCTCTCTCTcctttcctccctcttctctcttctttctctccttCGGCTTTTGCATTCACACAAGTCACAAGTCACAACCAACAGTTTAGGCTTCGATCGTTCAAAATGTAGAGAGAGATTATAGAGTGTATATGGTGTTTTGAGGTGTAGAAACTCTACAAATTCGGGAGTGCTGTGTGTCTATTAGCTGTTAGTCGAAAGCCTTCTattttttgagatttaattAGCTGGCATGCGCTAGAATTCGTAGTTTTTACTCTGAGATTTTCCCCTTTCGCCATCTGTCCTTtctatttttaccattttcaaatatttggaaGGTAAATCGGATATTTAATTATCAAagacaatattattttttttagacaaAATCTACTTAgtgtttatttttcaaaattatatgattttataattaaatttttttaacttaggTTCCTAAAcgtaaattttttcttttatatattgaaataatttaggatatattttataactattttttaaaacagttcgttttatattttgtaaatcaaaagtatatttaaaaatttaaaatattttttaatatattttcatatttttaaatatattttaaaattaatttttatgtctaatattttatttgtgatAACTCTACATGTTTGtacaattaatttttaaaacaatcctaaaaaaataagtaaaaataaagaaaacgattaaaatatatttttttaaatcattttaaaaatataaaactgaaaacaattttttattatcaaatatatttagatttattataaataataataaaaattaattaccaaacagaCCTTTGTTCTTTTTGTCTTCCCGTTATCTCACATTGGcatgattaaatataatttctattttcCGTTAGTGAGGTTTGAAGTTTATAATGACACGCATGAgtcttaaattaaattacgtTTGAAAgcaattgtttaaaatatttttatatttttataattgaaaaaaaacatgtttaacaaataagacaaaaaaaaaatacaacttttTGTATACTTATTTCATTCACTCCTCTTACAATTTTGCTTGAATACGTCTtagttttattaatttgaaatttattatttttttcatttgttatttttattatttttttaattcaaaataatagagatatttgatcaaatttcaagtaaaacaaaaaagtatttaaccaaaaaaaaaaacctagaagaATCTAGTGAaattaatctaatttttttgtaaaatcattctaaaaattgaatagtttttaaaccaatatttaaatgtttttaaacattttttttagatgataaaaaatacaaagatatattgtaaaaaaaataaaacttatacATGAGtgtttattaatttcataaaataaaaatctacaaatttatttatttttcatatgaacaaaattttactttaaaaaatataattgaaaattattggaaaatttCAAAAGGGTTTCAAGCTTCCAATTCAAATTCCTTTTCTatttcaaacaaacaaacacttgATTGGAAATtaaagcaaaacaaaaaggaaTCTTAGATTAACTTTCTCCTCATTTGACCAAAATACATTTTTCTCCAAAGAGTGGAGGAGAGAATATTGGGAATTTATTATAATTCCATTAATTAATGtgacatttattataatttactaggaatttattttttctattgtgTCCTCCACCCTCCCTTTTCATTCCAAATTAGACTTGTCTTTTCCTAAAAGTGTTCCTTTGATCTTCATGCTAACTATGGATTGAAAATTGATGACATTAAAAGCCAAAAAATCCAATCCATGGAATCCACTAATTTGTAAATAATCAAAGCAATTTGTCATTTCTAACCCTTGGCGCCAACAAAGTTACAGTTAAAAGGTAACCCCTTTTTATCTTGTTGGAATCAAAACAATGGAGGTTTGTCCAAATTTTCCATCTCACTTTTTAATGTTCCTCTCCAAATTTCAAAAGCAGCAGCGATTcccaccactttttttttttttttttttttaatttaatttattttttattttttatgtttttcaacTGTATTAGTTTTGAATGgtaatttttttccaatattttgaaaatattgaaaaaaaaaaacctcattcATATTCGCGGTTTGCTTTTCCTcctatgtttgttttttatttattttgatttaattataaatataacttcaaattgaataataattaatagtgttaagtagaGAAAATTCAATATGttacctttttttattaaaaataaataaatattttgatatttttttatacaataaaaatttaataataaatcatgaaataaagtataaaaacaaataatttaaaataaaaataaattatttttaatttaaaattaaaaaatgccTAAAGGGAAAGAACATAACATATTTTCTtatcatatattaattatttttaactattatGAAAATGTTGGAAATTGACCAAAATATTGAGGAGAATTCAATGATATCACATGGGTACGGGAGGGATTACTTTGGACCATGTGGTAGACAGGATATTGACAATTCATTTTAAtaggttttatttaatttttattattatagcTTGTATACGTGTCAATATCCCATTAGACAACATGTGAAGGTATAATACCATGGTTTGACCCAAATATTGATGTttccattttataaaaaaatttgacaaacataaaaatttaattaaaattcataaaaatatttaaaaaaaaaaaaaacaataatgatGCATATTAAAGAACATGATATATTTACAAgcttaaatttttagaaaaatgggCCCTTTTAACCGAAATCTCTTTGGAATTtgcattttttaattacaaaaaatatccagttttaaataatttgcatttgaatttcctttctttcctttcttgaaaaaataaagcCAAAAATTCAGAACTAAATCAAACCAATCCTACAGccaaaattagaataaaaatccTTTATACCATATATTACAATATATGTTTTTGGGGATTTTGAATTTGCCTTATTGATAATTAGAGTTTTCTTATGGCCaatagagtttttaaaaaattgacgATTTTAACAAAAATCTCTTTGGAAATtgcattttttaattacaaaaaaaatatcaagttttaaataatttgcaTTTGAATTTCctttcttgaaaaaataaagcCAAAAATTCAGAACTAAATCAAACCAATCCTACAGccaaaattagaataaaaatccTTATTGATAATTAGAGTTTTCTTATGGCCAATAGAGTTTTTGACTTTTGTCCATTGTTATAGCCTAGAGCCGTGTGCGAGTGTGACTCACTTCTACGGATTCATCACATCCAACCTTATCAAACACATCGGCTAACATGCGCATCCGTATCTGAGCGTACACGTGTCCATCCCATTTCCTCCCAACCAACTCCTCTCCTAATCGGATGGCCGCCCTCACAGTCTCCTCCGTGCTATTGTGCGCGGAGTCGATAATACCCCAATTCAGCGCATCATGAGCCGTCAATTTAGCGGCTCGAAGCATGAGCTCGCGTTGAGACCTCGGCGCTCCGATCTTGCTTCGAATCAGCGCTACGAACCACCAATCGGGAATCTTGATCCCAATGTCGAGCTCGGGCATGTAGATAAAGCCGCGGTCATTCCTCATGAGGACGTAGTCGTGGCTAAGCGCGATAATCGCCGCGGCGGCTGAGCAGTGGCCAGAGATGGCGGCGATAGTCGGCATCGGAAGGGAAATCAGATCGGCGACGAGTGATCTAAGCTTTGAAGACATGAGCTTGGACCGATCGAGGAAGACGCCGGAAGCGGAGGCCCACGCGAGATCGTAGCCATTGGAGAAGAACTTGCCCTCGGCGGTCGTGATGAGAGCAAATGACATTGAACTCTCGGCTCTTACTCGGCTTAGAGCGGCTGAAATGGCATCGAGTAGGGTGGGATTTAGCCGGTGCTCGCCGGGGCCGGTGAGCGTGAGGATGAAGATGTTGCCGCGCTTCTCCAAACTGCACATCGCTCTCCCTCACTGATGCTCGAAGAGTAAAGCCATAGAGAGCCTCTTCTTCATTTCAAGGATGGAAATCCTACCTCGTAAAGTCCGATAAACTTAACTTATTTCAATCAATATCAAGATaaaagttaaaagttaaaagaaataaaataacaaatatatttttaataaattatttttataaatattatataaaaaaaattattaatattttcaattgttactcaaaatgttttttaaaaagtaattttaaaatatttgtattttttcaaaaataacataatttttaaataaaccaTTAAAAAATAGAGGATGAAAATCCTAGTAAAGTCTGATAAACTTAACTTATTTGAATCAATATCAAGATaaaagttaaaagttaaaagaaataaaataacaaatatatttttaataaatcatttttataaatattatataaaaaaaaaattattaatattttcaattgttactcaaaatgttttttaaaaaataattttaaaatatttgtattttttcaaaaatagcatatttttaaaataaaccatTAAAAAATAGAGGATGGAAATCCTACCTTGTAAAGTCCGATAAACTTAACTTATTTGAATCAATATCAAGATaaaagttaaaagttaaaagaaataaaataacaaatatatttttaataaattatttttataaatattatataaaaaaaattattaatattttcaattgttactcaaaatgttttttaaaaaataattttaaaatatttgtattttttcaaaaatagcatatttttaaaataaaccatTAAAAAATAGAGGATGGAAATCCTACCTTGTAAAGTCCGATAAACTTAACTTATTTGAATCAATATCAAGATaaaagttaaaagttaaaagaaataaaataacaaatatatttttaataaattatttttataaatattatatataaaaaattattaatattttcaattgttactcaaaatgttttttaaaaaataattttaaaatatttgtattttttcaaaaatagcatatttttaaaataaaccattaaaaactattttttattaaaagttagTTCAACGTTTTCTGAGAGTTtcgaaaatcattttttgtgcTTTACTCTTTTAAAGAAGAGTCTCAAAACTATCAAAATAACCTTAGTGGGCTGCTCATTAGCTGAAATGGGCCGAGTTGAGGACAATGGCTTGATTTGGGCTTCAACATCCTGGACGTGGCTCTCATGTTAATTGTTCTTAAACCCAAATCACATAATATCTAacatgggagagagagagagatgggagGAAGGGAGTCCTTACAGTTTGCATGTGGTGACCTCACTCGAGCATATTGCTCCATCGGGATTGATGACGACGTCGAACATCCAGATCATATTTCTTCTTTATAATGCACATTGTTGTTTACGGTTAATATATGCGTTGTTTGTTTTATTGTtccatatgtttttttaatcaatctccattttttttttatgaaaaaatttggaaatcttCCGTGGATATTTCAACCACTATCCATGTTGTCAACAATGATAGTATTCTTCAATGGTCATcagttcgagtcccctcaggGCCACTGAAGGTTTACCTGATCATTAACTTCAAGGTCCCATGAGATTAGTCGAGGTACACGTAAGTTGGTCTGGATATTCacagttataaaataaaaaatgatagtgTTCTCCGCCAACTCCTCAGTTCTAACCAGGCTGTCCTCATGGTCTCGTCCGCGCTATCATGTGCCCAGTCGATGATCCCAAAGCCAGCGCATGTATTTTCAATTCCTTCATCTTCATgtgtccttttttattttttacttttgcaTGAAATTTTGAAGTTACAACAAGAAAGCATCCACCCAAATTTAAGCCATCTACACATGCATACACATTGAGTTTCCAGAACTAGAAAAGTACACTGCAATTTTTCAATGGTTGTAGAGAAATTAGTCTCTTCATGTCACCAATCTGAGGCAGGCATACACAATGTGAATACATGATAAAAGCATAAGTTTTATCTTTTAGCACTACAAGCACCcgaacataagtgattcctagTAATAAGCAAGGcccaagaagaaagaaagaaggaaaattgtATCTAAGAACAAGTGAGAAATGGAACAGACAAAAGAACATAATCATCACTAAGAGCACACTTTTCAAACAAGAACCGCAACGTGTAACTATAACAAAGATTTAATTAACTGGCATGCGCTAGAATTCGTAGTTTTTACTCTGAGATTTTCCCCTTTCGCCATCTGTCCTTtctatttttaccattttcaaatatttggaaGGTAAATCGGATATTTAATTATcaaagacaatatttttttttttaagacaaaatctacttattgtttatttttcaaatttatatgattttagaattaaagtttttaaaattaggttCCTGAATATAAATTTAGGATTTGTTTGATAACtggttttcaaatttgttctttttatattttgtaaatcaaaaatctatttaaaaacttaaaatattttttaacattattctaatatttaaaatatattttaattttttttatatctaatattttatttgtaatcattcttttttataattattttttaaaacaacccttaaaaaacaaatataaacaaaaaacaagtaaaaataaagaaaataattcaaaaatatattttttaaacacttttgttttctgttattaaaaatataaaacagaaaacaatttttttgttgtcaaatatatttttatttattataaataataataaaaatatttttaaaaaataattaccaaacatacttttgttttttttgtcttttcattaTCTCATATTGGCATAATTAAGTATAATTTCAATTGTCCCGTTAGTGATGCTTAAAGTTTATAATGCCACGAATGAGTCTAAAATTAAAGTATGTTTGAAagtaattgtttaaaatatttttatatttttagaattgaaaaaaaaaacaaattcaaaaaacatgtttaacagataaagacaaatatatatatacaatttttgtatacttaatttcattcactCCTCTTACAATTTTTCTTGGatgttttattaatttgaaattttgttattttttatttgttattttttctattttttttcatctaattcaaaataatagaGATATTTGATCagatttcaagtaaaaaaaaaaaaagtatttaaccaaaaaaactaGGCGGAATGGAGTGAAATTAATCTAATTTTTCGTAAAATCATTCTAAAAACTAACTAGTT
Proteins encoded:
- the LOC100241037 gene encoding enoyl-CoA delta isomerase 1, peroxisomal — translated: MCSLEKRGNIFILTLTGPGEHRLNPTLLDAISAALSRVRAESSMSFALITTAEGKFFSNGYDLAWASASGVFLDRSKLMSSKLRSLVADLISLPMPTIAAISGHCSAAAAIIALSHDYVLMRNDRGFIYMPELDIGIKIPDWWFVALIRSKIGAPRSQRELMLRAAKLTAHDALNWGIIDSAHNSTEETVRAAIRLGEELVGRKWDGHVYAQIRMRMLADVFDKVGCDESVEVSHTRTRL